Proteins from a single region of Anastrepha ludens isolate Willacy chromosome 5, idAnaLude1.1, whole genome shotgun sequence:
- the LOC128864201 gene encoding tyramine beta-hydroxylase, which translates to MKMAVKGMLSSNAGSLTCSRVNSPSYISCMVCFIFCLLSALPLPFFTTANRLSDTKLHEIYLDNAEIKLSWMVDWYKQEVLFHLQNAFNEKHRWFYLGFSKRGEMGDADICFFENQNGFFNIVTDTYTSPDGKFVQKDYQQDCELFKMDEYTLAFKRKFDTCDPLDLRMHEGTMYIVWARGESRLALEDYQFPFPNVTTHESGIKMMQLLRADKILIPETNLKTVQVALENVTVPSKETTYWCHIQKLDDSFASKQHIVQFEPIITSPDLVHHLEVFHCETDPQVQIPLYNGDCEQLPAKAKVCSKVISLWAMGASTFTYPPETGLPIGGKDYNPFVRLEVHFNNPELKEGRIDSSGMRIKLSSKLRQFDAGVMELGLEYTDKMAIPPGQVGFPLSGYCIAECTEVALPPSGIIIFGSQLHTHLRGVRVLTRHFRDKEELREINRDDYYSHHFQEMRNLHYKPHVLPGDALVTTCYYNTLGYENATLGGFSISDEMCVNYIHYYPATKLEVCKSSVSEETLENYFIYMKKKEHQRGIKLNGARSKNYRSIKWTQPRVDQLYTMYIQEPLSMQCNKSDGYRFEDFDWEGAAVTPVEIKIPMHGKLCPNYNPLWLKPLEKGACDLLGECIY; encoded by the exons AGTTTGACGTGCTCTAGAGTAAACTCGCCGTCCTACATATCGTGTATGGTTTGTTTCATATTTTGCCTGCTCTCCGCCCTGCCGCTGCCGTTCTTTACAACAGCTAATC GTTTATCGGACACGAAACTTCATGAAATCTATCTGGACAACGCTGAAATTAAGCTCAGCTGGATGGTGGATTGGTATAAACAGGAAGTTCTGTTTCATCTGCAAAATGCCTTCAATGAAAAGCATCGCTGGTTCTATTTGGGCTTCTCGAAGCGTGGCGAAATGGGCGATGCGGATATCTGTTTCTTCGAGAATCAAAATGGATTTTTCAACATTGTCACTGATACCTACACAAGTCCGGATGGTAAATTTGTGCAAAAAGACTATCAGCAAGATTGCGAACTGTTCAAAATGGATGAGTACACGTTGGCATTTAAGCGGAAATTCGACACGTGTGATCCACTGGATTTGCGGATGCAT GAGGGTACCATGTACATTGTTTGGGCGCGAGGTGAAAGTCGTTTGGCACTGGAAGATTACCAATTCCCCTTCCCGAATGTAACAACGCACGAGTCTGGCATTAAGATGATGCAGTTACTTCGCGCCGACAAAATTCTTATTCCGGAAAC aaatttaaaaactGTTCAAGTCGCACTGGAAAATGTGACAGTGCCATCAAAGGAGACAACCTATTGGTGTCACATACAGAAATTGGATGATTCATTCGCGTCAAAACAACACATAGTGCAATTCGAGCCAATTATTACCTCGCCCGATTTGGTGCATCATCTCGAAGTTTTTCACTGTGAAACCGATCCACAGGTGCAGATACCATTGTACAATGGCGACTGTGAACAATTGCCGGCGAAAGCTAAGGTGTGCTCGAAAGTCATATCATTGTGGGCTATGGGTGCCAGTACTTTTACTTATCCACCGGAAACTGGTTTGCCAATCGGCGGTAAGGATTATAATCCATTTGTTCGCTTAGAAGTTCATTTTAACAATCCTGAATTGAAAGAAG gtcGAATCGACAGCTCAGGCATGAGGATTAAATTATCTTCAAAGCTACGGCAATTCGATGCTGGCGTAATGGAATTGGGTCTGGAATACACTGATAAGATGGCAATACCACCTGGACAAGTTGGATTTCCGCTAAGTGGTTATTGTATCGCCGAGTGCACTGAAGTG GCTCTTCCTCCAAGCGGTATTATCATTTTCGGCTCTCAACTACATACACATCTACGTGGCGTTCGCGTTCTGACACGCCACTTCCGGGACAAGGAGGAGCTACGCGAAATCAACCGAGATGACTACTACTCTCACCACTTCCAGGAAATGCGCAATCTGCACTATAAGCCACATGTGCTGCCG GGAGATGCTTTGGTCACAACGTGTTATTACAACACACTTGGCTATGAAAATGCAACGCTGGGCGGCTTTTCAATTAGCGACGAAATGTGTGTGAATTACATCCATTACTATCCGGCAACCAAGTTAGAGGTGTGCAAGAGCTCCGTTTCCGAAGAGACACTGGAAAATTACTTCATTTACATGAAAAA gaaaGAACACCAGCGCGGCATAAAATTAAACGGCGCACGTTCGAAGAATTATCGCAGCATCAAATGGACACAACCGCGGGTGGACCAACTATACACCATGTACATACAGGAACCGCTCAGTATGCAATGCAACAAATCGGATGGTTATCGTTTCGAAGACTTCGATTGGGAGGGAGCAGCAGTGACACCTGTGGAAATCAAAATTCCAATGCATGGTAAATTGTGTCCCAACTATAATCCATTATGGTTAAAGCCACTCGAAAAGGGCGCCTGCGACTTACTTGGCGAATGTATCTACTAA